CCTGGAGAGGAAGTATTTCCGGACCGTCGACCCGGCGATGTCGGCGCTCCTGAACTCCACCGGGAACGAGCCCGGAGCGAGATCGTTCGTCGAGGACCTTAGGGAAGGAGGGGATCTGGACCCAGCCGACATGTTCCTCAGTCTCTACGGGGCCGGCAGCTATGATCTCAGATCGGTTCTGGCACAGAGCCTGTACGCCGCTTCGGATATGATAGTCCTGCGTTGGCTGGAGTATCTGGGCATCATCAACATTGCGAACGGTGTTGAGGACCTGGTCGAGAAAGGCGGAATGGTCCTGAACGACATCGTCGACATGTGCCTAGGGAGGGATATGATCGAGGAGAAGGTCATCTCTTGGATAGACCGAAGGATGGCAGAGGCCGGCTACGGGGAGAACCTTTTCCGGTTCGTCCACGCCTCCTCGAACGACATGGGCCTGGTCATACCGGCTCGTTCCCTTGCCCTGGTCAACGATACTGGCCAAACCATCAGCGTGCAGGTATCTGGAAGTGTGAACCTGGACTTTCCTATGGAGGACCTCTTCAATTTCGAGGAATGGAAGCAATTCTACGTCCAATACACCGCGGGCACCCACCAGCTGGCGAACGAACTCCAGTACTTCGTAAAGAGCGTGGCCCTCGGTATCGGCAGCGCATCTGCGATACCGGTCATGAGCATGTCGCTGGACCCCAGGGACTCCCAGAACTATCTGGACCAATTCACGGGCGCTTTGAACCAGGTCATCTCCGATCGGGGTTCCTGGTTCGGCCGTGCTTTCAATCATACAACGTTGAACGGCATCGTCGACGGGATGTCCGAATCGTTGCTGGAATATTTCGACGCGAATTGGCAGGGTATGTTCCACCGCACCGCCAGCCTGGATGATTCGGTAACGGTCATCGCGGGGAAACTGGTGGACGATGCCAGTTCCCGTACCCCGGACATGAACGGTGCCTATTATGAAGAGAACATCCAGAACGTAGCCAGATCCATAACTCAGGATCCGACGTGGATCTATGGCAGCCTCACTTCCGGATTTGACCTGGAGATCTCCAAAGTAAGGGACCTTTTCAACGCCTCGTTCCATGCGCCCAACCCCGAGCATTCCAAGCTGATCCAGAGCGTCAGGATGCTGGCCCAGGGATTGTTCACGGTGGTCCCCGGGTTGGAAGCCATGCTGGACCGTTTCATGGTCAGGCTGTTAAAGGACATGTCCGATTCCCAGACCACCCGGTCCGACCGTGTCACCATCGCCCTCCCGTCCGAGGAGGGATTCAGGATCCAATGCGATGGTGGAAGGCAGATCGAGGAGCGCCTTTCCGTCGCCACCAACATCGGTCGTGAGGGCATCTCGAACCTTAGGGTGGACATAGTCCAGCCATACCAATTCGACCGTTCATCGTCCCAGTATCCCAACCTGCACACGGTCGACGTCGGCAATTGCTCCTGGACCCCGTTCACCAGCCAGTGGACCGTATCCTTTAAGGGCTCGATCTCCGTGGCTTTAAGGTCGGCCGTGTCGGATCCGCTGATCGAGATCTTGAACGGCTCAAGCACAAGGGACAAGGTCCCGTTCGAATCCCAGATCACGATATCCATCCAGAGCGGCTGGGCGCTGGCCGGGGTCGAGTACATGCCGACCACCACCTTGTGGGACGACATCGCAGGGCTCATACAATCGGTATGGCAGTGGATAGTGGATGGCGTGAAGGTGATCTGCGACGGTGTCGCCAGGCTCTTTGATGCTCTGCAGGGCCTGATCGAAAAACTGATCTCGTTCTGTGCCGAGATCATCAAGGCGCTCTCCTCCGTCATGCAGACGCTGATCTCGGCGGTGCAGGACTTCGTCCGGATCGCATTGGTAGGTCCATTCCAGTGGATAGCTGAGGCCATCGCCAATCAGATCGGGACGGTCTCGCGCGATATGGACATCTTCGGTCTGAAGATCCGCCTGGAAACCAATGTGGCGGACCTGGCCCTGGGTTCATCCAAGAGCTTGCTTAAAATGACCGTGTGGACGGGGGTCCTGGGAAGCACCATCTCGGTCTCTACCAGGATGTGCATGCTGCCGGATGGCAAGTTCACTCTGCTCTCGAACGCCACACTTCAATCCGAGGACTGGAGGATGACCCTCGTCCTGGACCCGTTCATGGACATCTTCGAGCACATGATCGAGATAAAAGGGATCATGGCGGACAGCGTGATCGAGGTGGTCATGCCAGAGATCGTCCGCTATGACCAGGTCTCGCTCGCTCTCTCG
The DNA window shown above is from Methanomassiliicoccales archaeon and carries:
- a CDS encoding lamin tail domain-containing protein translates to MKAKVTIFRGRSRCRGSRSLSTSRAGQMSFAIAAVLVLVISGASVMVYSQMGERDRLASMSEETLKGLEQASAKAANEAENTAYAIALDEVRSGVRNETELTGRFMSSLQKESAFRYPATSGPYSVDVNTSHLTLMFLRLPSRDLYPVPGNDQGLELAGSSVPVYFALAGNLTVNVSLGSDVLTKVVEVDRSILVPLPFLQNRAEAFSSAYGQGLTELEKIVRYELTALAQLRVINGYGMASRDAPKGTASIISEADVENAINVATMLLERKYFRTVDPAMSALLNSTGNEPGARSFVEDLREGGDLDPADMFLSLYGAGSYDLRSVLAQSLYAASDMIVLRWLEYLGIINIANGVEDLVEKGGMVLNDIVDMCLGRDMIEEKVISWIDRRMAEAGYGENLFRFVHASSNDMGLVIPARSLALVNDTGQTISVQVSGSVNLDFPMEDLFNFEEWKQFYVQYTAGTHQLANELQYFVKSVALGIGSASAIPVMSMSLDPRDSQNYLDQFTGALNQVISDRGSWFGRAFNHTTLNGIVDGMSESLLEYFDANWQGMFHRTASLDDSVTVIAGKLVDDASSRTPDMNGAYYEENIQNVARSITQDPTWIYGSLTSGFDLEISKVRDLFNASFHAPNPEHSKLIQSVRMLAQGLFTVVPGLEAMLDRFMVRLLKDMSDSQTTRSDRVTIALPSEEGFRIQCDGGRQIEERLSVATNIGREGISNLRVDIVQPYQFDRSSSQYPNLHTVDVGNCSWTPFTSQWTVSFKGSISVALRSAVSDPLIEILNGSSTRDKVPFESQITISIQSGWALAGVEYMPTTTLWDDIAGLIQSVWQWIVDGVKVICDGVARLFDALQGLIEKLISFCAEIIKALSSVMQTLISAVQDFVRIALVGPFQWIAEAIANQIGTVSRDMDIFGLKIRLETNVADLALGSSKSLLKMTVWTGVLGSTISVSTRMCMLPDGKFTLLSNATLQSEDWRMTLVLDPFMDIFEHMIEIKGIMADSVIEVVMPEIVRYDQVSLALSDVPGFGQLLSNIILPIPGLKGSIDAGFVFKYAEPSMDHVLINEYEQNPKGADAGHEWVELFNPTDEAVSLSGWTFETMHGVQRCDKLGDVLLMPHARLVYTFDEQTLDNQGEAKFPVMESLVLRDSSGRRVDSTPWTVDTKDDSRSWQRSFDGSDRWEFRSATKGSPNAHWRYDPSSSTSLVKMITDSLIQGLDQMVAAGTSPDGIAMTIRASIENLLERLTDYVVDSIIEIGVYVEVSILDQTGASGGGFRLSLSVSNGFVHEALHWFGSALVEAVKDLLNPMAPLRSALSVERLCENTWIGLSAFCKVGLPDILGKSSVMVKMSAVIKVNLAAVGAVFGTDLGRPQMTFGVLISGIPASLLQNAKLRGTGAMVDVWVLKASVTSIA